The following proteins are encoded in a genomic region of Actinomadura sp. NAK00032:
- the map gene encoding type I methionyl aminopeptidase, with product MFRRRRPTIQMKTPEQVELMRAAGLLVGRTLELLRGAVKPGITTLDLDALAEEHIRDNGGVPSFKGYHGFTGTICASINEEIVHGIPRAGKTLRDGDVISIDCGAIVQGWHGDAAITVPVGEITDELRRLLEVTETSLWHGLAAGRAGARLTDMSHAIEAHIRSQGRYGIVEGYGGHGIGTEMHMDPLIPNHGEAGHGPVLEPGMCFAVEPMVNLGTKETRELDDGWTVVTTDGRYSAHFEHTFAVTADGPRVLTALDEGRAWFQKVGPAAQNGTDSSS from the coding sequence ATGTTCAGACGGCGTAGGCCCACCATCCAGATGAAGACCCCGGAGCAGGTCGAGCTGATGCGGGCGGCGGGCCTGCTCGTCGGCCGGACGCTGGAGCTGCTGCGCGGCGCGGTCAAGCCGGGGATCACCACCCTGGACCTGGACGCGCTGGCCGAGGAGCACATCCGCGACAACGGCGGCGTCCCGTCCTTCAAGGGCTACCACGGCTTCACCGGGACGATCTGCGCCTCGATCAACGAGGAGATCGTGCACGGCATCCCGCGCGCCGGCAAGACGCTGCGCGACGGCGACGTCATCTCGATCGACTGCGGCGCGATCGTCCAGGGCTGGCACGGCGACGCGGCGATCACGGTGCCCGTCGGGGAGATCACCGATGAGCTCCGGCGGCTGCTGGAGGTCACCGAGACGTCCCTGTGGCACGGTCTGGCGGCCGGAAGGGCCGGGGCCCGCCTGACGGACATGTCGCACGCGATCGAGGCTCACATTCGCTCTCAGGGCCGCTACGGCATCGTCGAGGGCTACGGCGGGCACGGCATCGGCACCGAGATGCACATGGATCCGCTGATCCCCAACCACGGCGAGGCCGGGCACGGCCCCGTGCTGGAGCCGGGCATGTGCTTCGCGGTCGAGCCGATGGTGAACCTCGGCACCAAGGAGACCCGCGAGCTGGACGACGGCTGGACGGTCGTCACCACCGACGGGCGGTACTCGGCGCACTTCGAGCACACGTTCGCGGTCACCGCGGACGGCCCGCGCGTGCTGACCGCCCTCGATGAGGGCCGCGCATGGTTCCAGAAGGTCGGTCCGGCCGCGCAGAATGGGACTGACAGCTCGTCCTGA